One part of the Olleya sp. YS genome encodes these proteins:
- the ssb gene encoding single-stranded DNA-binding protein: MSGTLNKVMLIGHLGDEVKMHYFEGGGCVGRFPLATNETYTSKQTNERVTNTEWHNIVVRNKAAEICEKYLTKGDKVYVEGRIKTRKWQDDSGNDRYSTEIQVTDFTFLSTKKDSDATAAANNNVQQQAKPNTEKPTSQPIAGDDDLPF, from the coding sequence ATGTCAGGAACACTTAATAAAGTAATGCTAATTGGGCATTTAGGAGATGAAGTAAAAATGCACTATTTTGAAGGAGGTGGTTGTGTGGGACGTTTTCCGTTAGCAACTAACGAAACTTATACCAGTAAGCAAACTAACGAGCGTGTAACTAATACAGAGTGGCATAATATTGTTGTACGTAATAAAGCTGCAGAAATTTGTGAAAAATACCTTACTAAAGGTGATAAAGTATATGTAGAAGGCAGAATTAAAACTAGAAAATGGCAAGATGATTCTGGTAACGATAGATATAGCACAGAAATACAAGTAACAGACTTTACCTTTTTAAGTACTAAAAAGGACAGTGATGCTACTGCTGCTGCAAATAATAATGTGCAACAACAAGCTAAACCAAATACAGAAAAACCAACATCGCAACCCATAGCTGGTGACGATGACCTTCCGTTTTAA
- a CDS encoding gliding motility-associated protein GldE encodes MDPEPSSFIALIITDNINVALGFVLLIVLLICSAMISGAEVALFSLSKSDLEDEAIQNKKQIQIITKLLARPKKLLATILVANNFINIGIVILFAFLGNYLFSGISSVVVKFVVEVVVITFLILLFGEILPKIYASRNNLKFSTFMAYPLRVLDVLFSPLSLPMRSITLGIHNKLGKQKSNISVDQLSQALELTSEHDTTKEEQKILQGIVSFGNTDTKQVMQPRIDVFALNVEQPYSEIISEITNNGYSRIPVFKDNMDTIVGVLYVKDLLPYIDKKTFDWTTLLRDPFFVPENKKLDDLMAEFQEKKVHLAVVVDEYGGTSGLVSLEDIIEEIVGDISDEFDDEDLIYSKLDNKNYVFEGKTALKDFYKIIKLEDDIVFEDHKGEAETLAGFILENSGGFPKRNSKINFENYVFTIEALDKKRIKRVKVTLP; translated from the coding sequence ATGGATCCTGAACCCTCGAGTTTTATAGCATTAATCATTACAGACAATATTAACGTTGCACTAGGTTTTGTGCTCTTAATAGTACTACTAATTTGCTCTGCGATGATCTCTGGAGCAGAGGTTGCTTTATTTTCTTTATCAAAATCAGATTTAGAAGATGAAGCGATACAAAACAAAAAACAAATACAGATTATAACTAAGTTGTTAGCACGTCCAAAAAAGCTATTAGCCACTATATTGGTAGCCAACAATTTTATAAACATTGGTATAGTCATCCTGTTTGCTTTTTTAGGTAATTATTTGTTTTCTGGTATTTCTTCTGTAGTTGTTAAGTTTGTGGTGGAAGTTGTTGTTATAACCTTTTTAATACTATTGTTTGGAGAGATTTTACCAAAGATTTATGCTAGTCGTAATAATCTAAAGTTCTCCACATTTATGGCTTACCCATTACGTGTATTGGATGTGTTGTTTTCGCCATTAAGCCTGCCAATGCGAAGTATAACTTTAGGGATTCATAATAAATTAGGAAAGCAAAAGTCCAATATAAGTGTAGACCAATTATCTCAAGCATTAGAGTTAACCAGTGAGCATGATACCACCAAAGAAGAACAAAAAATACTACAAGGTATTGTTAGTTTTGGTAACACAGATACTAAGCAAGTTATGCAACCTCGTATAGATGTATTTGCTTTAAATGTAGAACAACCATATAGCGAGATTATTTCTGAAATAACTAACAATGGTTATTCTAGGATACCAGTGTTTAAGGATAATATGGATACTATTGTTGGTGTATTGTATGTTAAAGATTTACTACCTTATATAGACAAAAAAACATTTGATTGGACCACACTGTTAAGAGACCCATTTTTTGTCCCAGAGAACAAGAAGTTGGACGATTTAATGGCAGAATTCCAAGAAAAGAAAGTCCATCTAGCTGTTGTGGTGGATGAGTATGGTGGGACTTCTGGACTGGTGTCTTTAGAAGATATAATTGAAGAAATTGTTGGAGATATTAGTGACGAGTTTGATGACGAAGATTTAATCTATTCTAAATTAGACAATAAAAATTATGTTTTTGAAGGTAAAACAGCATTAAAAGATTTTTATAAAATAATTAAGCTAGAAGATGATATTGTTTTTGAAGACCATAAAGGTGAAGCAGAAACTCTGGCTGGATTTATTTTAGAAAATTCGGGAGGTTTTCCTAAACGAAACAGTAAAATAAATTTTGAAAATTACGTTTTTACTATAGAGGCATTGGATAAAAAGCGTATCAAACGCGTTAAGGTGACTTTACCATAA